A window of the Salvelinus fontinalis isolate EN_2023a chromosome 26, ASM2944872v1, whole genome shotgun sequence genome harbors these coding sequences:
- the LOC129823535 gene encoding myosin heavy chain, fast skeletal muscle-like — protein sequence MSTDAEMQIYGKAALYLRKPERERMEAQAMPFDSKNACYVTDVKELYLKGLITGRTEGKCTVKVTNADGTKVDKEFKEADIYQMNPPKYDKIEDMAMMTYLNEASVLYNLKERYAAWMIYTYSGLFCATVNPYKWLPVYDEVVVNAYRGKKRMEAPPHIFSVSDNAFQFMMIDKENQSVLITGESGAGKTVNTKRVIQYFATIAVSGVKKEVDPSKMKGSLEDQIIAANPLLESYGNAKTVRNDNSSRFGKFIRIHFQGGKLAKADIETYLLEKSRVAFQLPAERGYHIFYQMMTNHKPELVEMTLITTNPYDFPMISQGQISVASIDDKVELDATDDAITILGFSNDEKMAIYKLTGAVMHHGNLKFKQKQREEQAESDGTEVADKIGYLLGLNSAELLKCLCYPRVKVGNEYVTKGQTVPQVYNAVMALAKSIYERMFLWMVIRINEMLDTKNPRQFYIGVLDIAGFEIFDYNSMEQLCINFTNEKLQQFFNHTMFVLEQEEYKKEGIVWAFIDFGMDLAACIELIEKPLGIFSILEEECMFPKASDTTFKNKLNDQHLGKTKAYEKPKPAKGKAEAHFSLVHYAGTVDYNITGWLEKNKDPLNDSVIQMYGKSSVKLLAALYPAAPPEDTTKKGGKKKGGSMQTVSSQFRENLQKLMTNLRSTHPHFVRCLIPNESKTPGLMENFLVIHQLRCNGVLEGIRICRKGFPSRIIYADFKQRYKVLNASVIPEGQFMDNKKASEKLLGSIDINHDDYKFGHTKVFFKAGLLGVLEEMRDEKLAVLVGMVQALSRGFLMRKEFTKMMERRDAIFTVQYNIRSFMNVKTWPWMKVYFKIKPLLKSAETEKELANMKENFDKMKTDLAKALAKKKELEEKMVSMLQEKNDLALQVASESENLNDAEERCEGLIKSKIQLEAKLKETAERLEDEEEMNAELTAKKRKLEDECSELKKDIDDLELTLAKVEKEKHATENKVKNLTEEMASLDESVVKLTKEKKALQEAHQQTLDDLQSEEDKVNTLTKAKTKLEQQVDDLEGSLEQEKKVRMDLERAKRKLEGDLKLAQESIMDLENDKQQSDEKIKKKEFETSQLLSKIEDEQSLGAQLQKKIKELQARIEELEEEIEAERAARAKVEKQRADLSRELEEISERLEEAGGAIAAQIEMNKKREAEFQKLRRDLEESTLQHESTAAALRKKQADSVAELGEQIDNLQRVKQKLEKEKSEYKMEIDDLSSNMEAVAKAKGNLEKMCRTLEDQLSELKTKNDENVRQINDISGQRARLLTENGEFGRQLEEKESLVSQLTRGKQAFTQQVEELKRQIEEEVKAKNALAHGVQSARHDCDLLREQFEEEQEAKAELQRGMSKANCEVAQWRTKYETDAIQRTEELEESKKKLAQRLQEAEETIEATNSKCASLEKTKQRLQGEVEDLMIDVERANAMAANLDKKQRNFDKVLAEWKQKYEEGQAELEGAQKEGRSMSTELFKMKNSYEEALDHLETLKRENKNLQQEIGDLTEQIGETGKSIHELEKAKKTVETEKSEIQTALEEAEGTLEHEESKILRVQLELNQIKGEVDRKLAEKDEEMEQIKRNSQRMVDSMQSTLDSEVRSRNDALRVKKKMEGDLNEMEVQLSHSNRQAAEAQKQLRNVQGQLKDAQLHLDDAVRAADDMKEQAAMVERRNGLMVAEIEELRVALEQTERGRKVAETELVDASERVGLLHSQNTSLLNSKKKLESDLVQVQGEVEDIVQEARNAEEKAKKAITDAAMMAEELKKEQDTSSHLERMKKNLEVTVKDLQHRLAEAENLAMKGGKKQLQKLESRVRELETEVEAEQRRGVDAVKGVRKYERRVKELTYQTEEDKKNVARLQDLVDKLQMKVKAYKRQAEEAEEQANGHMSKFRKVQHELEEAEERADIAESQVNKLRAKTRDTGKGKEVAE from the exons ATGAGTACGGACGCTGAGATGCAGATCTACGGCAAGGCTGCCTTGTACCTTCGTAAACccgagagggagaggatggaggcaCAAGCCATGCCGTTTGATTCAAAGAACGCCTGCTATGTGACAGACGTCAAGGAGCTGTACCTTAAGGGTTTGATCACTGGCAGGACAGAGGGAAAGTGTACTGTCAAAGTCACAAATGCTGACGGCACCAAAGTG GATAAAGAGTTCAAAGAAGCAGACATCTACCAGATGAACCCCCCGAAGTACGACAAGATTGAGGACATGGCCATGATGACCTACCTGAATGAAGCCTCTGTGTTGTATAACCTCAAAGAGCGTTATGCTGCATGGATGATCTAT ACCTACTCTGGGCTCTTCTGTGCCACGGTGAACCCCTACAAGTGGCTCCCCGTGTACGACGAAGTCGTTGTCAACGCCTacagagggaagaagaggatGGAGGCTCCACCCCATATCTTCTCCGTCTCTGACAACGCCTTCCAGTTCATGATGATTG ataaggAGAACCAGTCCGTCCTGATTAC CGGAGAATCCGGTGCAGGAAAGACTGTCAACACCAAGCGTGTCATCCAGTACTTCGCCACCATCGCAGTTTCTGGTGTCAAGAAGGAAGTAGACCCCAGCAAAATGAAG GGGTCACTTGAGGATCAAATCATTGCAGCTAACCCTCTGCTGGAGTCTTACGGTAATGCCAAGACAGTGAGGAACGACAACTCGTCGCGCTTT GGTAAATTCATCAGGATTCACTTCCAAGGTGGTAAACTGGCTAAAGCTGATATTGAGACCT acctgcTAGAGAAGTCCAGAGTGGCCTTCCAGCTGCCCGCTGAGCGAGGCTACCATATCTTCTACCAGATGATGACCAACCACAAACCTGAGCTAGTTG AAATGACGCTCATCACCACCAACCCTTACGACTTCCCCATGATCAGCCAGGGTCAGATCAGCGTGGCCAGCATCGACGACAAGGTCGAGCTGGATGCCACTGAT GATGCCATTACAATCCTGGGCTTCTCTAACGATGAGAAAATGGCCATCTACAAGCTGACAGGAGCTGTAATGCACCATGGCAACTTGAAATTCAAGCAGAAACAGCGTGAGGAACAGGCcgagtcagatggaacagagg TGGCTGATAAAATTGGCTACCTGCTGGGCCTGAACTCAGCTGAGTTGTTGAAGTGTCTGTGCTACCCCAGAGTGAAGGTCGGCAACGAGTACGTGACCAAGGGACAGACTGTGCCTCAG GTTTATAATGCAGTCATGGCTTTGGCCAAGTCCATCTACGAGAGGATGTTCTTGTGGATGGTCATCCGTATCAACGAGATGTTGGACACCAAGAATCCAAGGCAGTTCTATATCGGTGTGCTCGATATTGCCGGGTTTGAGATCTTTGAT TACAACAGCATGGAGCAGCTCTGCATCAACTTCACCAATGAGAAACTGCAACAGTTTTTCAACCACACCATGTTCGTCCTGGAACAAGAGGAGTACAAGAAGGAGGGAATCGTCTGGGCCTTCATTGACTTCGGCATGGACTTGGCTGCCTGCATTGAGCTTATTGAGAAG CCATTGGGCATCTTCTCCATCCTTGAAGAGGAGTGCATGTTCCCCAAGGCTTCAGACACTACCTTCAAGAACAAGCTGAACGACCAGCATCTTGGCAAAACCAAGGCATATGAGAAGCCCAAGCCTGCCAAAGGCAAGGCAGAGGCCCACTTCTCCCTGGTGCACTACGCCGGCACTGTGGACTACAACATCACTGGCTGGCTGGAGAAGAACAAGGACCCCCTGAACGACTCAGTTATTCAGATGTACGGGAAGTCCTCAGTCAAACTGTTGGCTGCACTGTATCCCGCTGCACCACCTGAGG ATACAACCAAGAAAGGAGGCAAGAAGAAGGGTGGTTCCATGCAGACTGTGTCCTCCCAGTTCAGG GAGAACTTACAAAAGCTGATGACCAACTTGAGGAGCACTCATCCTCACTTTGTACGCTGCCTGATCCCCAACGAGTCAAAGACTCCAG GTCTGATGGAGAACTTCCTGGTTATCCACCAGCTCAGGTGTAATGGTGTTCTGGAGGGGATCAGGATCTGCAGAAAGGGCTTCCCCAGCAGAATCATCTATGCTGACTTCAAGCAGAG GTACAAAGTACTAAATGCCAGTGTCATCCCCGAGGGCCAGTTCATGGACAACAAGAAGGCTTCTGAGAAGCTGCTTGGGTCCATTGATATCAATCACGACGAttacaagtttggacacaccaag GTGTTCTTCAAAGCCGGTCTGCTGGGTGTCttggaggagatgagagatgagaagcTGGCCGTTCTGGTCGGCATGGTCCAGGCTCTCAGCCGTGGATTCCTCATGAGAAAAGAGTTCACCAAGATgatggagaggag AGATGCCATCTTCACCGTCCAGTACAACATCCGTTCATTCATGAATGTGAAAACCTGGCCATGGATGAAGGTGTACTTCAAGATCAAGCCCCTGCTGAAGAGCGCTGAGACCGAGAAGGAGCTGGCCAACATGAAGGAGAACTTCGACAAGATGAAGACAGACCTGGCCAAGGCTCTGGCCAAGAAGAAGGAGTTGGAGGAGAAGATGGTGTCCATGCTGCAAGAGAAGAACGACCTGGCACTCCAAGTTGCATCT GAATCAGAGAATCTGAACGATGCTGAGGAAAGGTGTGAGGGGCTCATCAAGAGCAAGATCCAGCTGGAGGCCAAACTCAAAGAGACGGCTGAGAggctggaggatgaggaggagatgaaTGCTGAGTTGACTGCCAAGAAGAGGAAGCTGGAGGATGAGTGTTCTGAGCTGAAGAAGGACATTGATGACCTGGAGCTCACCCTGGCCAAAGTGGAGAAGGAGAAGCATGCCACTGAAAACAAG GTTAAAAACCTGACAGAAGAGATGGCGTCTTTGGATGAGAGCGTTGTCAAGCTGACCAAGGAGAAGAAAGCCCTCCAAGAGGCCCACCAGCAGACACTGGACGACCTGCAGTCAGAGGAGGACAAAGTCAACACTCTGACCAAGGCCAAGACCAAGCTGGAACAGCAAGTGGACGAC CTTGAGGGTTCTCTGGAGCAAGAGAAGAAGGTCCGTATGGACCTTGAGAGAGCCAAGAGAAAGCTGGAGGGAGATCTGAAACTGGCCCAGGAGTCCATAATGGACCTGGAGAATGACAAGCAGCAGTCTGATGAGAAAATCAAGAA GAAGGAGTTTGAGACCTCCCAGCTCCTCAGTAAGATTGAGGATGAGCAGTCTCTGGGAGCTCAGCTACAGAAGAAGATCAAGGAACtccag gCCCGTAttgaggagctggaggaggaaaTTGAAGCTGAGCGTGCTGCCAGGGCCAAGGTTGAGAAGCAGAGGGCCGATCTCTCCAGGGAACTTGAGGAGATCAGCGAGAGGCTGGAGGAGGCCGGAGGCGCCATTGCTGCTCAGATTGAGATGAACAAGAAGCGCGAGGCTGAGTTCCAGAAGCTGCGTCGTGATCTTGAAGAGTCCACCCTGCAGCATGAGTCCACAGCCGCCGCTCTGCGCAAGAAGCAGGCCGACAGTGTGGCTGAGCTCGGGGAGCAGATCGACAACCTGCAGCGCGTCAAGCAGAagctggagaaggagaagagtgAGTACAAGATGGAGATTGATGACCTCTCCAGCAACATGGAGGCCGTCGCCAAGGCTAAG GGCAATCTGGAGAAGATGTGCCGTACTCTTGAGGACCAGCTGAGTGAGCTCAAGACTAAGAATGATGAGAATGTTCGCCAGATCAACGACATCAGTGGACAGAGGGCCAGACTCCTGACAGAAAATG GTGAGTTTGGCCGCCAGCTGGAGGAGAAGGAATCCCTGGTGTCTCAGCTGACCAGAGGCAAACAGGCCTTCACCCAGCAGGTTGAGGAGCTGAAGAGGCAGATTGAAGAGGAGGTCAAG GCTAAAAACGCACTGGCCCACGGTGTCCAGTCTGCCCGCCATGACTGTGACCTCTTGAGGGAGCAGTTTGAGGAGGAGCAAGAGGCCAAGGCAGAGCTACAACGTGGCATGTCCAAGGCAAACTGTGAGGTGGCTCAGTGGAGAACTAAGTATGAAACTGATGCTATCCAGCGCACAGAAGAGCTGGAGGAGTCCAA AAAGAAACTGGCCCAGCGTCTGCAGGAGGCTGAGGAGACCATTGAGGCGACCAACTCCAAGTGTGCCTCCCTGGAGAAGACCAAGCAGAGGctgcagggagaggtggaggacctCATGATTGATGTTGAGAGAGCTAACGCAATGGCCGCCAACCTCGACAAGAAGCAGAGGAACTTTGACAAG GTTCTGGCAGAGTGGAAGCAGAAGTATGAGGAGGGTCAGGCTGAGCTGGAAGGAGCTCAGAAGGAGGGTCGCTCTATGAGCACTGAACTCTTCAAGATGAAGAACTCGTACGAGGAGGCTCTGGATCATCTGGAGACtctgaagagagagaacaagaacctGCAAC agGAGATCGGTGACCTGACTGAGCAGATCGGAGAGACTGGCAAGAGCATCCATGAGTTGGAGAAGGCCAAGAAGACCGTGGAGACAGAGAAGTCTGAGATCCAGACCGCTCTGGAGGAGGCTGAG GGAACACTGGAGCACGAGGAATCCAAGATTCTGCGTGTGCAGCTGGAGCTGAACCAGATCAAGGGTGAGGTGGACAGGAAGCTGGCTGAGAAGGACGAGGAGATGGAGCAGATCAAGAGGAACAGCCAGAGGATGGTGGACTCCATGCAGAGCACCCTGGACTCTGAGGTCAGGAGCAGGAATGATGCCCTGAGGgtgaagaagaagatggagggagaCCTGAACGAGATGGAGGTCCAGCTGAGCCACTCCAACAGGCAGGCCGCTGAGGCCCAGAAACAGCTGAGGAACGTCCAGGGACAGCTCAAG GATGCCCAATTGCACCTTGATGACGCTGTTCGTGCCGCAGATGATATGAAGGAGCAGGCAGCCATGGTGGAGCGCAGGAACGGTCTGATGGTGGCTGAAATCGAGGAGCTGAGAGTTGCtctggagcagacagagagaggccgCAAAGTGGCTGAGACTGAGCTGGTAGACGCCAGTGAGCGTGTTGGACTGCTGCACTCCCAG AACACCAGCCTTCTGAACTCCAAGAAGAAGCTGGAGTCTGACCTGGTGCAGGTGCAGGGAGAGGTGGAAGACATTGTCCAGGAGGCCAGGAATGCAGAGGAGAAAGCCAAAAAGGCCATTACTGAC GCGGCCATGATGGCTGAGGAGCTGAAGAAGGAGCAGGACACCAGCTCTCACCTGGAGAGGATGAAGAAGAACCTGGAGGTCACAGTCAAGGACCTGCAGCACCGCCTGGCTGAGGCTGAGAACCTGGCCATGAAGGGAGGCAAGAAGCAGCTCCAGAAACTGGAGTCCAGG GTGCGTGAGCTTGAGACTGAGGTGGAGGCTGAGCAGAGAAGAGGTGTAGATGCAGTCAAGGGAGTCCGCAAGTATGAGCGCAGAGTCAAGGAGCTCACCTACCAG ACCGAGGAGGATAAGAAGAACGTTGCCAGACTTCAGGACCTGGTAGATAAGCTGCAGATGAAAGTCAAGGCCTACAAGAGGCAGGCTGAGGAAGCG GAGGAACAAGCCAACGGCCACATGTCTAAGTTCAGGAAGGTTCAGCATGAGCTGGAGGAGGCTGAGGAGCGTGCTGACATCGCTGAGTCTCAAGTCAACAAGCTCAGAGCCAAGACCCGCGACACTGGAAAG GGCAAAGAAGTTGCTGAATAA